The following coding sequences are from one Chelonoidis abingdonii isolate Lonesome George chromosome 4, CheloAbing_2.0, whole genome shotgun sequence window:
- the LOC116826497 gene encoding prolactin-releasing peptide receptor-like: MAQGQLPNNSLKNSSIPVFTGLDLLFDLKPLFIPLYATLVAVACTGNLLLILLIVVTKKLHSTTNFLIGNLAAADLIMCIFCVPLTASYAFEIRGWIFGVFMCYFVTLMQTATVFVSVLSLTAIAVDRYIVVAYPIRKRLSRKSCVYIVAFIWLLSIVVSVPTSMHTHYLDLNKIGHDMFICEEFWKHQEKERLLYSCSMLLLSYMLPLSAVSISYCAISYRLRKRNVPGAAYHNQEKWTNKKRKTFRVLIISVMCFAVCWLPLQVVNLIRDVDEEFAILDKRYVNVIQVSCHLIAMSSACYNPFIYASLHDKFRFHVSNYFCHPKKRSSIMSRKASRLNTCSTLADIPMGITDKLTLQDRFSFN; this comes from the coding sequence ATGGCACAGGGCCAGCTACCAAACAACTCTTTGAAGAACAGTTCGATCCCTGTGTTCACTGGCCTTGACCTCCTCTTCGACCTGAAACCCCTCTTCATTCCCCTCTATGCCACTCTGGTGGCTGTGGCTTGCACCGGCAACTTGCTCCTCATTCTCCTTATCGTTGTCACCAAAAAACTGCACAGCACCACTAACTTCCTTATTGGAAACCTGGCTGCAGCTGACCTGATCATGTGCATTTTCTGCGTCCCACTGACTGCATCCTATGCCTTTGAGATCCGGGGCTGGATCTTTGGGGTGTTCATGTGTTACTTTGTCACCCTGATGCAGACTGCCACTGTATTTGTGTCTGTGCTGTCCCTCACAGCTATTGCAGTGGACAGATATATTGTTGTTGCTTACCCCATTCGCAAAAGGCTAAGTCGCAAGTCCTGTGTCTACATAGTGGCCTTCATTTGGTTACTCTCCATTGTGGTTTCTGTGCCTACATCCATGCACACCCATTATCTGGATCTCAACAAGATTGGCCATGACATGTTCATCTGTGAAGAATTCTGGAAGCACCAAGAGAAAGAAAGGCTGCTGTACTCATGCTCAATGCTCCTTTTGTCCTACATGCTCCCACTTTCTGCAGTATCTATCTCCTACTGTGCCATTTCTTATCGCCTTAGGAAGAGGAATGTCCCAGGGGCTGCCTACCACAACCAAGAGAAATGGACCAATAAAAAGCGAAAGACCTTCCGAGTTCTCATTATTTCAGTTATGTGCTTTGCTGTCTGCTGGCTACCTCTGCAGGTGGTGAACCTCATCAGAGATGTAGACGAGGAGTTTGCCATCTTGGACAAGAGGTACGTGAATGTCATTCAAGTGTCATGTCACTTGATCGCCATGAGCTCTGCCTGTTATAACCCTTTCATTTACGCCTCACTCCACGACAAATTCCGATTCCATGTTAGTAACTATTTTTGCCATCCCAAGAAGAGGTCCAGCATCATGTCCCGCAAGGCCTCGCGACTCAATACCTGCTCCACGCTGGCAGACATTCCTATGGGCATCACCGATAAGTTAACTCTGCAAGACAGGTTTTCTTTTAACTAA